A window from Corynebacterium urogenitale encodes these proteins:
- a CDS encoding citrate synthase yields MATDNPDKAVLHYPGGEYEMDIVHATEGNSGIALGKMLAETGLTTLDPGYMNTGSTKSEITYIDGAEGILRYRGYDIAELANNNTFNEVSYLLINGELPNSEELEEFNTNIRKHTLLDEDFKSQFRVFPRDAHPMSVLASSLNILSTYYQDSLDPLNPEHQKLNTYRLMAKVPMLAAYAYRASKGKPYMYPDNNLNARQNFLRNMFGYPTEEFEDDPVVTKALDKLLILHADHEQNCSTSTVRMVGSSQANMFVSIAAGINALSGPLHGGANQAVLEMLEDIQANGGDATDFMNRVKNKEPGVKLMGFGHRVYKNYDPRAAIVKESAHEILEHLGGDELLDLAMKLEEIALADDYFIQRKLYPNVDFYTGLIYRAMGFPTDFFTVLFAMGRLPGWIAHYLEQVNDPTAKINRPRQIYTGHAERSL; encoded by the coding sequence ATGGCTACCGATAATCCAGACAAGGCCGTACTCCACTACCCAGGTGGCGAGTACGAGATGGACATCGTCCACGCAACCGAAGGAAACAGCGGTATTGCGCTGGGCAAGATGCTGGCAGAAACCGGCCTGACCACCCTGGATCCGGGCTACATGAACACCGGCTCCACCAAGTCTGAGATCACCTACATCGATGGTGCCGAGGGTATCCTCCGCTACCGCGGATACGACATCGCTGAGCTGGCAAACAACAACACCTTCAACGAGGTTTCCTACCTGCTCATCAACGGTGAACTGCCAAACTCCGAGGAGCTCGAGGAGTTCAACACCAACATCCGCAAGCACACCCTGCTGGACGAGGACTTCAAGAGCCAGTTCCGCGTATTCCCACGCGACGCCCACCCAATGAGCGTACTGGCCTCCTCCCTGAACATCCTCTCCACCTACTACCAGGACTCCCTGGACCCACTGAACCCAGAGCACCAGAAGCTCAACACCTACCGCCTCATGGCGAAGGTGCCAATGCTGGCCGCATACGCATACCGTGCGTCTAAGGGCAAGCCATACATGTACCCGGACAACAACCTCAACGCGCGCCAGAACTTCCTGCGCAACATGTTCGGCTACCCAACCGAGGAGTTCGAGGATGACCCAGTAGTCACCAAGGCTCTGGACAAGCTGCTGATCCTGCACGCTGACCACGAGCAGAACTGCTCCACCTCCACCGTCCGCATGGTCGGCTCCTCCCAGGCCAACATGTTCGTCTCCATCGCAGCCGGTATCAACGCCCTGTCCGGCCCACTGCACGGTGGCGCCAACCAGGCAGTTCTCGAGATGCTCGAGGACATCCAGGCCAACGGCGGCGACGCAACCGACTTCATGAACCGCGTGAAGAACAAGGAGCCAGGTGTTAAGCTCATGGGCTTCGGTCACCGCGTGTACAAGAACTACGACCCACGCGCTGCCATCGTCAAGGAGTCCGCACACGAGATCCTGGAGCACCTCGGCGGCGACGAGCTGCTGGATCTGGCCATGAAGCTCGAGGAGATCGCACTGGCTGATGACTACTTCATCCAGCGCAAGCTCTACCCGAACGTCGACTTCTACACCGGCCTGATTTACCGTGCGATGGGCTTCCCAACGGACTTCTTCACCGTTCTGTTCGCAATGGGCCGCCTGCCAGGCTGGATTGCTCACTACCTGGAGCAGGT
- a CDS encoding DUF6928 family protein yields the protein MPQGHTAKTLVTLWFVTAAQPRAVLEAEPRADRGFARKYLAQFNPRWPLTHIGDFDMTRSANPGEHEYYIGGYKGLSVVRMVVEDMPKLSDLPERYRHFVNAPDVYATAESAEGCDGTIAGEGSGYGAIAHWSGGTLKRAFAATRETVYEDTGLPESFEMPFWEGNAPATGIQLPFVPYLLMHAAIEHWLGFSLREPEVELPVSAFAVDGRPEAKTEVRAEGLPLASRRRRTPDNVSLFSDEQGYDDYSAAVPKPKSGDEPSNKQLAKDVAGAVGRGVVRGVKKLGGLAHVIGDEVRRRARNTDRPAKATKPPRATGDKPSHHAREAWSKNSRS from the coding sequence ATGCCGCAGGGCCACACAGCCAAGACCCTCGTGACGCTGTGGTTCGTTACCGCAGCGCAGCCCCGTGCCGTTCTTGAGGCCGAGCCTCGGGCAGACCGTGGCTTCGCCCGCAAGTACCTCGCGCAATTCAACCCACGATGGCCACTGACGCACATCGGTGATTTCGATATGACGCGCAGCGCGAATCCCGGCGAACACGAGTATTACATTGGCGGTTACAAAGGCCTCTCCGTGGTGCGCATGGTCGTGGAAGACATGCCGAAGCTCAGCGACCTGCCGGAGCGCTACCGCCATTTCGTCAACGCCCCCGATGTCTATGCCACCGCAGAAAGTGCCGAAGGCTGCGACGGCACGATCGCGGGCGAAGGCAGTGGATACGGGGCCATCGCCCACTGGTCGGGCGGAACGCTCAAGCGTGCTTTCGCTGCGACCCGGGAAACCGTCTACGAGGACACCGGGCTACCTGAATCATTCGAGATGCCATTTTGGGAGGGAAATGCCCCTGCCACCGGCATCCAGCTCCCCTTTGTTCCCTACCTGTTGATGCATGCGGCTATCGAACACTGGCTGGGCTTTTCCCTCCGCGAACCTGAGGTGGAATTGCCGGTCTCCGCTTTCGCCGTCGATGGTCGCCCAGAGGCAAAAACAGAGGTACGAGCGGAGGGGCTCCCCCTAGCCTCCCGCCGACGGCGCACCCCGGACAATGTTTCCCTGTTCTCCGATGAACAGGGCTATGACGATTACTCGGCTGCCGTCCCCAAGCCCAAGAGTGGTGACGAGCCAAGCAATAAGCAGCTGGCCAAGGACGTAGCCGGTGCCGTAGGGCGCGGGGTTGTGAGAGGCGTCAAGAAGCTCGGCGGGTTGGCTCATGTCATCGGCGACGAGGTTCGCCGCCGAGCGCGCAACACGGATCGGCCGGCGAAGGCCACAAAGCCCCCTCGCGCAACAGGGGATAAGCCCAGTCACCACGCTCGCGAGGCTTGGTCGAAAAACTCTCGTTCGTGA
- the sepH gene encoding septation protein SepH: MQELKLVVAESDTASLVLRGVDTNSEFFLPVTAELRDLLAGATGANSPQAGETQAGKTQTGATVSALSSVVDLSTSHASDPAESDATASAPDGSSASPNSHSGDEATGSAESGSNNHDTASAAVLEGEVVGVEASDNTTKSDATASSDEQDAASSTQNAAQANSATSTGIAPVVAGGVEKKRRHRIKINMSPRTIQDRVRHGASVAELAKEADTDEARIEPYAWPILQERGRIADLAHAAHPVLADGPTKQTLWEVLATALAARGATLSDATWDAYQDQSRRWLVSVEWEKEAAGQTSTHQAEFIFEQCALGPDLVHANNSVASDLIDPRYGQPVRRMAAVTPLLGSGPAEEDDYSEYDNYDDEGDPTGNPAAREGHGSVERSGLDALIGGGEQRNDRGQRGNQRPRGLYDRAGGAEDDTNEFLLHPDGEERKPAKRKRKAVTPHWEDVLLGVRTNPRKKK; the protein is encoded by the coding sequence TTGCAGGAGCTGAAGCTCGTCGTTGCCGAAAGCGATACAGCATCATTGGTATTGCGCGGGGTGGATACAAACTCTGAGTTTTTCCTCCCCGTGACGGCAGAGCTGCGTGATCTTCTGGCCGGTGCCACAGGCGCCAATTCTCCTCAGGCCGGAGAAACGCAAGCCGGCAAGACTCAAACCGGAGCTACGGTGTCTGCATTATCCTCCGTGGTTGACCTTTCCACTTCTCACGCGTCGGACCCCGCGGAATCCGACGCCACCGCATCAGCACCCGATGGCTCCAGCGCCAGCCCGAACTCTCACTCTGGTGACGAGGCAACAGGTTCAGCGGAGAGCGGGTCGAATAATCACGACACCGCCAGCGCTGCCGTTCTCGAGGGCGAAGTAGTGGGTGTTGAAGCCTCAGACAACACCACAAAATCAGATGCTACTGCCTCTTCCGATGAGCAGGACGCCGCTTCCAGCACGCAGAATGCTGCCCAGGCCAATTCCGCCACGTCCACGGGAATCGCTCCGGTGGTCGCTGGTGGCGTCGAAAAGAAGAGAAGGCACCGCATCAAGATCAACATGAGCCCGCGCACGATCCAAGATCGGGTACGCCATGGCGCGTCAGTCGCCGAGTTGGCGAAGGAAGCGGACACGGATGAGGCGCGGATTGAGCCTTACGCCTGGCCCATCCTGCAGGAACGCGGACGCATCGCCGACCTCGCGCACGCGGCACACCCGGTACTGGCCGATGGGCCAACCAAGCAGACGCTATGGGAAGTGCTCGCCACCGCGCTAGCCGCACGAGGCGCCACACTATCTGATGCCACCTGGGATGCCTACCAGGATCAGTCACGTCGTTGGCTCGTCAGCGTGGAGTGGGAGAAGGAAGCCGCCGGGCAGACGTCCACTCACCAAGCGGAATTCATCTTCGAACAGTGCGCACTGGGACCGGATTTGGTGCACGCAAATAACTCCGTGGCCAGCGATCTCATCGACCCACGTTACGGACAGCCCGTGCGCCGCATGGCCGCCGTAACCCCACTGCTCGGCAGCGGACCGGCCGAAGAGGACGACTACTCGGAGTACGACAACTACGACGACGAAGGCGATCCCACCGGAAACCCCGCTGCTCGAGAGGGGCACGGCTCCGTGGAGCGTAGCGGATTGGACGCGCTCATCGGCGGCGGTGAGCAGCGCAATGACCGAGGTCAGCGTGGAAACCAACGCCCTCGTGGGCTTTACGACCGCGCTGGAGGCGCAGAAGACGATACTAACGAGTTCCTCCTCCACCCCGATGGCGAAGAGCGCAAGCCCGCTAAGCGCAAGCGCAAGGCCGTGACCCCGCACTGGGAGGATGTACTCCTCGGTGTGCGCACCAACCCTCGTAAGAAGAAGTAA
- the serC gene encoding phosphoserine transaminase, whose protein sequence is MSNDFLTLPSELIPSDGRFGCGPSKVRPQQIQAIQDNADVMGTSHRQAAVKDVVGSVRAGLGELFQLPEGYEIILSLGGATAFWDAASFGLIRKKSAHLTYGEFSGKFATVSKKAPWLDEPQIVAAEPGTAPSPAELDGTDADVVAWAHNETSTGAMVPVKRPKTDALVVIDATSGSGGLPVDMQEADVYYFSPQKCYASDGGLWLAAFSPAALERVEEIAATDRYIPAFLDLKTAVDNSLKNQTYNTPAVATLLMLDDQVKWMNANGGLEGMVKRTSESSAHLYEWAESRPEATPFVESTDARSLVVGTIDFSDDIDAAKIAKILRANGILDTEPYRKLGRNQLRIGMFPAIEPEDIKKLTAAIDYILDGGYAKA, encoded by the coding sequence ATGAGCAACGACTTCCTTACCCTTCCATCTGAGTTGATCCCCTCCGACGGACGCTTCGGCTGCGGCCCCTCTAAGGTCCGCCCGCAGCAGATTCAGGCTATCCAAGACAACGCCGATGTGATGGGCACCTCCCACCGTCAGGCCGCTGTCAAGGACGTCGTGGGATCCGTGAGGGCTGGTCTGGGCGAGCTGTTCCAGCTGCCGGAAGGATACGAAATTATCCTGTCCCTGGGTGGCGCCACCGCATTCTGGGATGCCGCCTCCTTCGGCCTGATCCGCAAGAAGTCGGCTCACCTCACCTATGGTGAATTCTCCGGCAAGTTCGCCACCGTGTCCAAGAAGGCTCCTTGGCTGGACGAGCCACAGATCGTCGCCGCAGAGCCAGGTACCGCCCCTTCCCCAGCCGAGCTGGACGGCACCGATGCCGACGTGGTCGCTTGGGCCCACAATGAGACCTCCACCGGCGCCATGGTGCCAGTGAAGCGTCCGAAGACCGATGCGCTCGTGGTCATCGACGCCACCTCCGGCTCCGGCGGTCTTCCTGTGGATATGCAGGAGGCGGATGTTTACTACTTCTCCCCTCAGAAGTGCTACGCCTCGGACGGTGGCCTGTGGCTGGCTGCGTTCTCCCCAGCCGCACTCGAACGAGTCGAGGAAATCGCCGCGACGGATCGATACATCCCTGCATTCCTGGACTTGAAGACCGCAGTGGATAACTCCCTCAAGAACCAGACCTACAACACCCCTGCCGTCGCCACCCTGCTGATGCTGGATGACCAGGTGAAGTGGATGAACGCCAACGGCGGACTCGAGGGCATGGTCAAGCGCACCAGCGAGTCTTCCGCTCACCTCTACGAGTGGGCCGAGTCCCGCCCAGAGGCCACCCCGTTCGTCGAGTCCACCGATGCCCGTTCTCTGGTTGTTGGCACCATCGATTTCTCCGATGACATTGACGCCGCGAAGATCGCCAAGATTCTCCGCGCCAACGGCATCCTGGACACTGAGCCTTACCGCAAGCTGGGTCGCAACCAGTTGCGCATCGGTATGTTCCCAGCCATCGAGCCAGAGGACATTAAGAAGCTCACTGCCGCTATCGACTACATTTTGGACGGTGGCTACGCCAAGGCCTAA